Proteins from a single region of Verrucosispora sp. NA02020:
- a CDS encoding ricin-type beta-trefoil lectin domain protein: protein MATGSASAADNPYQRGPDPTRNSVAAENGPFANTSVSVPSGNGFNGGRIYYPTDTSQGTFGAIAISPGYTALFSAELAWMGPWLASHGFVVIGIETNSRNDFDTARGTQLLAALDYLTQQSTVRNRVDPNRLAVAGHSMGGGGALSAAMRRPSLKAVAGITPYSPSSNLANDRVPTMIISGQADTVVTPSYALGLYNSIPATTESVYLEVAGGDHGFMVGRSNPVLIRTMLPFLKTFVDNDARYTQFLCPLVDNSGVVTYRNTCPLLPPPTGTPTPTPTTPGPTTPPPTTPPPGSASEIVGTQSGRCVDVPNSSRTNGTRVQLYDCNRQTNQTWTYNTSTKQLRVYGDMCLDAAGTGNSAAVQIYACHSQTNQQWNINTNGTISGVQSGRCLDAWNTTNGAQIQLYDCHGQTNQQFRLAAR from the coding sequence ATGGCGACCGGGTCGGCGTCGGCCGCCGACAACCCGTACCAGCGGGGTCCGGACCCCACCCGGAACAGCGTCGCGGCCGAGAACGGCCCCTTCGCCAACACGTCGGTCAGCGTCCCGTCCGGGAACGGCTTCAACGGCGGTCGGATCTACTACCCGACCGACACCAGTCAGGGCACCTTCGGTGCCATCGCGATCTCGCCGGGATACACCGCGCTGTTCTCCGCCGAACTGGCGTGGATGGGACCGTGGCTGGCCTCACACGGTTTCGTGGTGATCGGCATCGAGACCAACAGCCGCAACGACTTCGACACGGCGCGCGGCACCCAGTTGCTCGCCGCTCTGGACTACCTGACGCAGCAGAGCACGGTCCGCAACCGGGTCGACCCGAACCGGCTGGCCGTCGCGGGTCACTCGATGGGCGGCGGCGGGGCGCTGAGCGCCGCGATGCGACGCCCGTCGCTGAAGGCGGTGGCCGGCATCACGCCGTACTCGCCGTCGTCGAATCTGGCCAACGACCGGGTGCCCACGATGATCATCTCCGGACAGGCGGACACGGTGGTCACCCCGTCGTACGCGCTCGGTCTGTACAACAGCATTCCGGCCACGACGGAGAGCGTCTACCTGGAGGTCGCCGGTGGCGACCACGGATTCATGGTCGGCCGGTCGAACCCGGTGCTGATCCGGACCATGCTGCCGTTCCTGAAGACGTTCGTCGACAACGACGCCCGGTACACCCAGTTCCTCTGCCCGCTGGTGGACAACAGCGGGGTGGTCACCTACCGCAACACGTGCCCGTTGTTGCCGCCGCCGACCGGTACGCCGACGCCGACCCCCACCACGCCCGGGCCGACGACGCCGCCGCCCACCACGCCGCCGCCCGGCTCCGCCAGCGAGATCGTCGGTACGCAGTCCGGCCGGTGCGTCGACGTCCCCAACTCGTCACGCACCAACGGCACCCGCGTCCAGCTCTACGACTGCAACCGGCAGACCAACCAGACCTGGACCTACAACACCAGCACCAAGCAACTCCGCGTCTACGGCGACATGTGCCTCGACGCCGCCGGCACCGGCAACAGCGCCGCCGTCCAGATCTACGCCTGCCACAGCCAGACCAACCAGCAATGGAACATCAACACCAACGGCACCATCAGCGGCGTCCAATCCGGCCGCTGCCTCGACGCCTGGAACACCACCAACGGCGCCCAGATCCAGCTCTACGACTGCCACGGACAGACCAACCAGCAGTTCCGCCTCGCGGCCAGATGA
- a CDS encoding nitroreductase, with translation MDVAAFRALEPLCWRAPSAHNTQPWRLRYEPGQIRVGWDPAYTLPAADPTGRDLRLSLGAFVETCLIVAADAGLPMEYVADHDDPWVGRFRSAPSRYPTPFRTTEVWDRRTHRGGFVGGPDSDALAAVDAVARQAGGGVRTVPRADRLGGLLREADRQVYADPAVVAELRRWLRLTPAHPDYHADGLTDRCLGLSRPAATGLRAALASYPALRRLWLPRLLAAADDPLARGGDVVVLIAPAALDPAGQVEFGRVLLRCWLTLHAAGLAAHPLSQLVDVAATRSALGALLDVAPERLLHVTRVGRPTHPAPRSARRPDVRKGPL, from the coding sequence GTGGACGTCGCCGCGTTCCGCGCGCTCGAACCACTGTGCTGGCGGGCGCCGAGCGCACACAACACCCAGCCGTGGCGGCTGCGCTACGAGCCCGGACAGATCCGGGTCGGGTGGGACCCGGCGTACACCCTGCCGGCGGCCGACCCCACCGGCCGCGACCTGCGCCTCTCCCTGGGCGCGTTCGTGGAGACCTGCCTGATCGTCGCCGCCGACGCCGGCCTGCCGATGGAGTACGTCGCCGACCACGACGACCCGTGGGTGGGGCGGTTCCGGTCGGCGCCGAGCCGCTACCCGACGCCCTTCCGCACCACCGAGGTCTGGGATCGGCGTACCCATCGGGGCGGTTTCGTCGGCGGGCCGGACAGCGACGCGCTCGCGGCGGTGGACGCGGTCGCCCGGCAGGCCGGCGGCGGCGTCCGGACCGTGCCGCGCGCCGACCGCCTCGGCGGCCTGCTGCGCGAGGCCGACCGGCAGGTGTACGCGGACCCGGCGGTCGTCGCCGAGCTGCGCCGCTGGCTACGCCTGACCCCGGCGCATCCCGACTACCACGCCGACGGACTCACCGACCGCTGCCTCGGGTTGTCCCGTCCTGCCGCGACCGGGCTGCGCGCGGCGCTGGCCAGCTATCCGGCGCTGCGCCGGCTGTGGCTGCCGAGGCTGCTCGCCGCCGCCGACGATCCGCTCGCCCGAGGCGGCGACGTGGTGGTCCTCATCGCCCCGGCGGCCCTGGACCCGGCCGGGCAGGTGGAGTTCGGGCGGGTGCTGCTGCGCTGCTGGTTGACGCTGCACGCGGCCGGGCTGGCGGCGCACCCGCTGAGCCAGCTCGTCGACGTCGCGGCCACCCGGTCGGCGCTCGGCGCGCTCCTGGACGTCGCGCCGGAGCGGCTGCTGCACGTCACCCGGGTGGGCCGCCCCACCCACCCGGCACCCCGCTCCGCCCGCCGCCCAGATGTAAGGAAGGGACCCTTGTAA
- a CDS encoding S8 family peptidase produces MRLTHLATRRRLGILGAATLAGALLATAGVNPAAATPVTGTILGADLPTAVAGSYIVVLKDGQQLTRAGAERVTTRYGGGQVDRLYGRTVNGYSATLTERAARRLAADPTVAYVEQNQRVQALATQPNPPSWGLDRIDQRNLPLNQSFTYGPSNGVRIYVVDTGVRISHQDFGGRAVHGYDAVDNDYNTDDGNGHGTFVASVAAGSAYGVAKNATVVGVRVLNNSGSGTTAGVIAGVDWVTANATRPAVANLSLGGGASTTLDAAVRRSINAGITYAIAAGNSGVPATGTSPARVTEALTVGATDRTDTRPTWSNYGTALDLFAPGVSITAAWRTSNTATYTGSGTSFAAPHVAGAAAIYLRNNPSASPATVNAAIVAAATPNVVVNPGAGSPNRLLYIGTFGS; encoded by the coding sequence GTGAGGCTCACCCACCTCGCCACCCGCCGCCGGCTCGGTATTCTGGGCGCCGCCACGCTCGCGGGTGCACTACTCGCCACGGCCGGGGTCAACCCGGCGGCGGCCACGCCGGTCACCGGCACCATTCTCGGCGCCGACCTGCCGACCGCCGTCGCGGGCAGCTACATCGTCGTACTCAAGGACGGGCAGCAGCTCACCCGTGCCGGCGCGGAGCGTGTCACCACCCGGTACGGCGGTGGCCAGGTCGACCGGCTCTACGGGCGGACGGTCAACGGCTACTCCGCCACCCTCACCGAGCGGGCCGCCCGTCGGCTGGCGGCCGACCCGACCGTCGCCTACGTCGAGCAGAACCAGCGGGTACAGGCGCTGGCGACCCAGCCGAATCCGCCGTCCTGGGGTCTCGACCGCATCGACCAGCGGAACCTGCCGCTGAACCAGTCGTTCACCTACGGTCCGAGCAACGGGGTGCGGATCTACGTGGTCGACACCGGAGTCCGGATCAGCCACCAGGACTTCGGCGGCCGGGCGGTGCACGGCTACGACGCAGTCGACAACGACTACAACACCGACGACGGTAACGGGCACGGCACCTTCGTCGCCTCGGTCGCCGCCGGGAGCGCCTACGGGGTGGCCAAGAACGCCACCGTCGTCGGGGTCCGGGTGCTCAACAACAGCGGTTCCGGCACCACGGCCGGTGTCATCGCCGGTGTCGACTGGGTTACCGCGAATGCGACCCGGCCGGCGGTGGCCAACCTGAGCCTCGGCGGTGGCGCCAGCACCACCCTCGACGCTGCGGTCCGGCGATCCATCAACGCGGGCATCACCTACGCCATCGCCGCGGGCAACTCCGGTGTACCGGCCACCGGCACCTCACCGGCCCGGGTCACCGAGGCGCTGACCGTCGGTGCCACCGACCGCACCGACACCCGGCCGACCTGGTCCAACTACGGCACCGCGCTGGACCTGTTCGCCCCGGGTGTGTCGATCACCGCCGCGTGGCGGACCAGCAACACCGCCACGTACACCGGTAGCGGCACCTCGTTCGCCGCCCCGCACGTGGCCGGCGCCGCCGCGATCTACCTGCGGAACAACCCGTCGGCGTCGCCGGCGACCGTGAACGCGGCGATCGTCGCCGCCGCTACCCCGAACGTCGTCGTCAACCCCGGAGCCGGCTCACCCAACCGCCTGCTCTACATCGGCACCTTCGGGAGCTGA
- a CDS encoding MerR family transcriptional regulator, with the protein MRIGDVARRSGVSTRALRYYEEQGLLTSERSPRGQRTYPESAVERVRLIQQFFAAGVPSRSILQLMPYVDAGHGSREAFALLAVERDRITAAMADLAAARDALDRMIDIANHPTAEHCPALREPPWTPHHPGDAATPVAPDRDAPGRLMAGNQTTVSAGRAT; encoded by the coding sequence ATGCGGATCGGTGACGTCGCGCGGCGCTCCGGCGTGAGTACGCGAGCGCTGCGGTACTACGAGGAGCAGGGTCTGCTCACGTCGGAGCGGAGCCCCAGGGGCCAGCGCACCTATCCCGAATCAGCCGTCGAACGGGTCCGGTTGATCCAACAGTTCTTCGCCGCCGGTGTGCCCAGCCGGTCCATCCTGCAGCTGATGCCCTACGTCGACGCCGGACACGGATCGCGCGAGGCGTTCGCGCTGCTGGCCGTCGAACGTGACCGGATCACCGCCGCCATGGCCGACCTCGCCGCCGCCCGCGACGCCCTCGACCGCATGATCGACATCGCGAACCACCCGACCGCCGAACACTGTCCTGCGCTGCGTGAGCCGCCCTGGACGCCGCACCACCCCGGCGATGCGGCCACGCCGGTCGCCCCTGACCGTGACGCGCCGGGACGTCTCATGGCCGGCAACCAGACGACCGTCTCCGCCGGCCGGGCGACCTGA
- a CDS encoding DUF4188 domain-containing protein, which translates to MRTRDFSRAPAQARAGAMFIGGTRYANPLVLLRLAPDWFRMVRDMRRMSGYCWHTVYWQFPLTLGTIAFFTDRDAMLRFARTRHHRRLMVWLTDGTRNATAGFIRLYSASPDGYSNGTWRAEAPEMGHIETFTPLGAETTGPAVIR; encoded by the coding sequence ATGCGTACCCGTGACTTCTCCCGCGCGCCCGCGCAGGCCCGCGCCGGCGCCATGTTCATCGGCGGGACCCGCTACGCCAACCCGCTGGTGCTGCTGCGGCTCGCCCCGGACTGGTTCCGGATGGTCCGCGACATGCGCCGGATGTCCGGCTACTGCTGGCACACCGTCTACTGGCAGTTCCCCCTCACGCTCGGCACGATCGCGTTCTTCACCGACCGCGACGCGATGCTGCGCTTCGCGCGGACCCGTCACCACCGGCGGTTGATGGTGTGGCTGACCGACGGCACCCGCAACGCCACCGCCGGGTTCATCCGGCTCTACTCGGCCTCGCCGGACGGGTACTCCAACGGCACCTGGCGGGCCGAAGCGCCGGAGATGGGCCACATCGAGACGTTCACTCCGCTCGGCGCGGAGACGACCGGCCCGGCGGTGATCCGGTGA
- a CDS encoding SDR family oxidoreductase produces the protein MNIADQIALVTGSNRGIGRQFVLELLERGARRVYATARRPESLGFADSRVVPLRLDLLDHESVVAAAAAARDVTLLVNNAGIATGAPLVTGEIAEVRREMDTHFWGTLDVIREFTPVLAANGGGAIVNVLSALSWFAGPGTGAYSAAKAAEWNMTNGVRLELAAQGTLVQGVLLGAADTDITADYDGPKIDPRDVPRRSLDGLAAGSIEVIVDDWTAMVKASLADDPAPFYTRVTEMLGAS, from the coding sequence ATGAACATCGCCGACCAGATCGCCCTCGTCACCGGATCCAACCGTGGAATCGGCCGCCAGTTCGTGCTCGAGCTGCTCGAACGCGGAGCGCGCAGGGTGTACGCGACGGCCCGTCGCCCCGAGAGCCTCGGCTTCGCCGACAGCCGCGTGGTGCCGCTGCGACTCGACCTGCTCGACCACGAGTCCGTCGTCGCCGCCGCAGCAGCCGCGCGTGACGTCACGCTTCTCGTCAACAACGCCGGCATCGCGACCGGCGCCCCGCTCGTCACCGGTGAGATCGCCGAGGTCCGCCGCGAGATGGACACGCACTTCTGGGGCACCCTCGACGTGATCCGCGAGTTCACCCCCGTACTCGCCGCGAACGGCGGTGGCGCGATCGTGAACGTGCTCTCGGCACTGTCGTGGTTCGCCGGCCCGGGTACCGGCGCGTACTCCGCCGCCAAGGCCGCCGAGTGGAACATGACGAACGGTGTACGCCTCGAACTGGCCGCCCAGGGCACTCTGGTCCAGGGCGTACTCCTCGGTGCCGCCGACACGGACATCACGGCCGACTACGACGGACCCAAGATCGACCCCCGTGACGTCCCGCGTCGATCGCTCGACGGGCTGGCCGCCGGGTCGATCGAGGTGATCGTCGACGACTGGACCGCGATGGTGAAGGCGTCCCTCGCCGACGACCCGGCCCCGTTCTACACGCGGGTCACCGAGATGCTGGGCGCCAGCTGA
- a CDS encoding non-reducing end alpha-L-arabinofuranosidase family hydrolase — MARSRMVNASLASAGVAILATSAVAVVAPPAGAAAAGCSVTYSVASQWQGGFGANVSITNLGDPLTSWTLTWSFGAGQTVTQSWNTTLTQSGAAVTARNVSYNGSIPTNGSVSFGFNGSWTSSNPAPTNFALNGVACNGGTTPTTPPPSTPPPTTPPPTTPPPSGNCSLPSSYRWSSTGALAQPRSGWVSLKDFTHAPYNGQQLVYATTHDTGTSWGSMNFGLFSNWNQMGSASQNAMPFSAVAPSLFYFAPRNVWVLAYQWGGPAFSYRTSTNPTNVNSWGPAQTLFTGSISNSGTGPIDQALIGDSQNMYLFFVLAYQWGGPAFSYRTSTNPADVNSWGPAQTLFTGSISNSGTGPIDQALIGDSQNMYLFFAGDNGRIYRASMPIGNFPGSFGSNYTTIMTDTTNNLFEGVQVYKLQGENRYLMLVEAIGSQGRYFRSFTATSLGGTWTPQAATESNPFAGKANSGATWTNDISHGELLRTNADQTMTVNACNLQLLYQGRSPNSGGDYGLLPYRPGLLTLQR; from the coding sequence ATGGCTAGATCCAGAATGGTCAATGCCAGTCTGGCGTCGGCCGGTGTGGCGATTCTGGCGACGTCGGCAGTGGCCGTCGTCGCACCGCCGGCCGGCGCCGCAGCGGCAGGTTGTTCGGTCACGTACTCCGTGGCGTCGCAGTGGCAGGGTGGATTCGGCGCCAACGTCTCGATCACGAATCTCGGTGATCCGTTGACCAGTTGGACGTTGACGTGGTCCTTCGGCGCCGGGCAGACGGTGACGCAGTCGTGGAACACCACGCTGACGCAGAGCGGTGCGGCGGTGACCGCGAGGAACGTCAGCTACAACGGCTCGATCCCGACCAACGGCTCGGTGTCCTTCGGGTTCAACGGCTCCTGGACGAGCAGCAACCCGGCACCGACCAACTTCGCCCTGAACGGGGTGGCCTGCAACGGAGGCACGACCCCGACGACCCCGCCGCCCAGCACGCCGCCCCCGACCACGCCGCCCCCGACCACGCCGCCGCCGTCGGGTAACTGCTCGCTGCCCTCGTCGTACCGGTGGTCCTCGACCGGCGCGTTGGCGCAGCCGCGGTCGGGGTGGGTGTCGTTGAAGGACTTCACCCACGCCCCCTACAACGGCCAGCAGCTCGTCTACGCCACCACCCACGACACCGGCACCAGCTGGGGGTCGATGAACTTCGGCCTCTTCTCGAACTGGAACCAGATGGGCTCGGCCAGCCAGAACGCCATGCCGTTCTCCGCCGTCGCCCCCTCACTGTTCTACTTCGCACCCCGCAACGTCTGGGTCCTCGCCTACCAGTGGGGCGGCCCCGCCTTCTCCTACCGCACCTCCACCAACCCCACGAACGTCAACAGTTGGGGACCGGCGCAGACCCTGTTCACCGGATCCATCTCCAACTCCGGCACCGGCCCCATCGACCAGGCCCTCATCGGCGACAGCCAGAACATGTACCTCTTCTTCGTTCTGGCCTACCAGTGGGGCGGCCCGGCGTTCTCCTACCGCACGTCGACCAACCCGGCGGACGTGAACAGTTGGGGGCCGGCGCAGACCCTGTTCACCGGATCCATCTCCAACTCCGGCACCGGTCCGATCGACCAGGCTCTCATCGGTGACAGCCAGAACATGTATCTGTTCTTCGCCGGTGACAACGGCCGCATCTACCGGGCCAGCATGCCGATCGGGAACTTCCCCGGCAGCTTCGGCTCCAACTACACCACGATCATGACCGACACCACCAACAACCTCTTCGAAGGCGTACAGGTCTACAAACTCCAGGGCGAGAACCGGTACCTCATGCTCGTCGAGGCCATCGGCTCCCAGGGACGCTACTTCCGCTCCTTCACCGCCACCAGCCTCGGCGGCACCTGGACCCCCCAGGCCGCCACCGAGAGCAACCCCTTCGCCGGTAAGGCCAACAGCGGCGCCACCTGGACCAACGACATCAGCCACGGCGAACTACTGCGCACCAACGCCGACCAGACCATGACCGTGAACGCCTGCAACCTGCAACTGCTCTACCAGGGCCGTTCACCCAACTCCGGCGGCGACTACGGCCTCCTGCCCTACCGCCCCGGACTACTCACCCTGCAACGCTGA
- a CDS encoding DUF2786 domain-containing protein, producing MTSVRERIRAVLAGAVDYEAGLDALTVTPSVDVDPALVAARDEAFARLWRGGWQPAELHRVVARRGLPRQADLVTDAVAAYLRRFPRTTVDRRWLAQADALGAQVWWADDARYVDALVARWRLDRVAVLDLVLGLLAILAALPPIEVLVPPPGSAAAPVAGPGSSRIDTRLLDRVRALLAKAESTTFPAEAQAYTAKAQELVTRHSLDEALLAARSGDASPVVPYARRIGVDHPHDGEKASLLAAVAKANRCHTVWSPELAFSTVFGFDTDIDAVDLLYTSLLVQAHQAMARTEPPGGKAGRSRLKAYRQSFLVAFADRIDERLTAAAQVALAQATDRRDGNGASDASDLLPVLAARDEQIRETMRRVFPDTVRSRAIRVDSRDGWESGRQAADRASLPSDTRR from the coding sequence GTGACATCTGTGCGGGAACGGATCAGGGCGGTTCTCGCCGGGGCGGTCGACTACGAGGCGGGGCTGGACGCGCTCACCGTCACACCGTCGGTCGACGTCGACCCGGCGCTGGTGGCGGCGAGGGACGAGGCGTTCGCGCGGCTGTGGCGGGGCGGATGGCAGCCGGCCGAGCTGCACCGGGTGGTCGCGCGGCGGGGCCTGCCGCGCCAGGCCGACCTGGTGACCGACGCGGTCGCCGCGTACCTGCGACGGTTTCCCCGGACCACGGTCGACCGGCGGTGGCTGGCGCAGGCGGACGCCCTCGGGGCGCAGGTCTGGTGGGCGGACGACGCCAGGTATGTCGACGCGCTCGTGGCCCGCTGGCGGCTCGACCGGGTGGCCGTACTCGATCTGGTGTTGGGCCTGCTCGCCATCCTGGCCGCGCTCCCGCCGATCGAGGTACTCGTCCCGCCGCCCGGGTCCGCCGCCGCACCCGTCGCCGGGCCGGGATCGTCCCGGATCGACACCCGGCTGCTGGACCGGGTACGCGCCCTGCTGGCCAAGGCGGAGTCGACGACCTTTCCGGCCGAGGCGCAGGCGTACACCGCCAAGGCGCAGGAACTGGTCACCCGGCACAGCCTGGACGAGGCGCTGCTGGCAGCGCGGAGCGGTGACGCGTCACCGGTGGTGCCGTACGCGCGCCGGATCGGCGTGGACCACCCGCACGACGGGGAGAAGGCGTCCCTGCTGGCCGCCGTCGCCAAGGCGAACCGCTGCCACACGGTCTGGTCGCCGGAACTGGCGTTCAGCACCGTCTTCGGGTTCGACACCGACATCGACGCGGTGGACCTGCTCTACACCTCGCTGCTGGTGCAGGCGCACCAGGCGATGGCCCGGACCGAGCCGCCGGGCGGTAAGGCCGGTCGGAGCCGGTTGAAGGCGTACCGTCAGTCGTTCCTGGTGGCCTTCGCCGACCGGATCGACGAACGGCTGACCGCCGCGGCGCAGGTCGCGTTGGCGCAGGCCACCGATCGACGGGACGGGAACGGAGCGAGCGACGCGAGCGACCTGCTTCCGGTGCTCGCCGCGCGGGACGAGCAGATCCGCGAGACCATGCGACGGGTCTTCCCGGACACGGTCCGGTCCCGGGCCATCCGGGTGGACAGCCGCGACGGTTGGGAGTCCGGTCGGCAGGCCGCTGACCGCGCCTCCCTGCCGTCCGACACCAGGCGGTGA
- a CDS encoding NADP-dependent oxidoreductase has protein sequence MRIHQYGDASVIREEDVPRPTPGRNEVLITVAATSFNPSDIGLRRGLLRAVFPLDLPYTLGGDVAGTIVELGDGVDTLAVGDRVVGRLDTGGAAAEFVTAAADTVVAAPTTVPLPHAAAIPIAGVTAWQAVFAHAGITPGQRVLVNGAGGGVGGFVVQLAKHVGAHVIATASPRSTAVVRHLGADEIVDYTNTPLRDALDGPVDVIVNVVVVGAGHAAALMSLVRPGGVVVSAAGALTAPAGSAVRAVRFVARNDTRHLAALVALVDAGAVRLDIAASRPLADLASVHRDAEAGHIRGKTILVP, from the coding sequence ATGCGAATCCACCAGTACGGCGATGCCTCGGTCATCCGGGAGGAGGACGTGCCGCGCCCGACGCCGGGCCGGAACGAGGTGCTGATCACGGTCGCCGCGACCTCGTTCAATCCGTCCGACATCGGGCTGCGCCGGGGACTGCTGCGTGCCGTCTTCCCGCTGGATCTGCCGTACACCCTCGGCGGGGATGTCGCCGGCACGATCGTCGAGCTCGGCGACGGTGTGGACACCCTCGCCGTGGGCGACCGGGTCGTCGGACGTCTCGACACGGGCGGTGCCGCGGCCGAGTTCGTCACCGCCGCCGCCGACACCGTCGTGGCGGCGCCCACCACCGTTCCCCTCCCGCACGCCGCCGCCATCCCCATCGCCGGTGTCACGGCCTGGCAGGCGGTGTTCGCGCACGCGGGCATCACTCCAGGGCAACGGGTACTGGTCAACGGAGCGGGCGGTGGCGTCGGCGGGTTCGTGGTCCAGCTCGCCAAGCACGTCGGTGCCCACGTCATCGCCACGGCCAGCCCGCGCAGTACCGCAGTGGTCCGTCACCTCGGAGCCGACGAGATCGTCGACTACACGAACACGCCCCTCCGTGACGCGCTCGATGGCCCGGTCGACGTGATCGTCAACGTCGTCGTGGTCGGTGCCGGGCACGCCGCGGCACTGATGTCGCTGGTGCGCCCAGGAGGCGTCGTCGTGTCCGCCGCCGGCGCGCTGACGGCACCCGCCGGGTCGGCGGTGAGGGCAGTACGCTTCGTGGCCCGCAACGACACCCGTCACCTCGCCGCCCTCGTCGCCCTGGTCGACGCCGGGGCCGTCCGTCTCGACATCGCTGCGTCGCGTCCTCTCGCCGACCTGGCCTCGGTGCACCGCGACGCCGAGGCCGGACACATCCGGGGCAAGACGATCCTTGTTCCGTGA
- a CDS encoding phenylacetate--CoA ligase family protein encodes MAELPHRHIALGTAESPLPALAARCRQTTLATGGRAVAALTRLAGRHPAGWRWLARRHHPLLDRLAAANAQAVCERAARQVPAYRSFLRTRPARTRRRLADFPETDKHGYVTAYGAAARCWHGRMPSRGVVVDESAGSSGRPFNWPRGDQELRAVHRDIAGYTGLVFPMRRPFVINAYSMGAWATGTTTGAAMSRIAVVKNTGPDLGKIVDTLHEFGPDYDYLVTAYPPFLKHLRDRLDAGGFEWGKYRVFASCGGEGMTEALRDYLEQRFALVRSAYGASDLTIGIGAETRFTVWLRRRLQTDRGLRAELLGADEQRLPMVFQYNPFATYLETNDRRELVCTVTGDVLQPRLRYNVGDEAVLVPYQRIVELAHADPVRRAEFRTAVSVERMTLPVLLLFGRRDSTVSYLGANLYPQDVEYGLYTGNPHAAEINRFCLTLVEDASLETRPVIHIELRRPLAAPERDALVAACRSGVRRHLTSVSRDFAQSLLEDPTAGDLRVELHEPGSGPFAGEQKIKNVYLVR; translated from the coding sequence ATGGCCGAACTGCCGCACCGACACATCGCCCTGGGTACCGCCGAGTCGCCGCTGCCGGCACTGGCCGCGCGGTGCCGACAGACGACGCTGGCGACCGGCGGCCGGGCGGTCGCCGCACTGACCCGCCTCGCCGGTCGCCACCCCGCCGGATGGCGTTGGCTGGCCCGGCGGCACCACCCGCTCCTGGACCGGCTGGCGGCGGCGAACGCCCAGGCGGTCTGCGAACGGGCCGCCCGGCAGGTCCCCGCGTACCGGTCCTTCCTGCGCACCCGCCCGGCCCGCACCCGCCGCCGCCTGGCCGACTTCCCGGAGACCGACAAGCACGGGTACGTGACCGCCTACGGCGCCGCCGCACGGTGCTGGCACGGACGCATGCCGTCCCGAGGTGTGGTGGTCGACGAGTCGGCCGGCTCGTCCGGGCGGCCGTTCAACTGGCCCCGGGGGGACCAGGAACTGCGCGCGGTGCACCGGGACATCGCCGGCTACACCGGACTCGTCTTCCCGATGCGTCGACCGTTCGTCATCAACGCGTACTCGATGGGGGCCTGGGCCACCGGGACCACGACCGGCGCGGCGATGTCCCGGATCGCGGTCGTGAAGAACACCGGGCCGGACCTCGGGAAGATCGTCGACACGCTGCACGAGTTCGGCCCCGACTACGACTACCTGGTGACCGCCTACCCGCCGTTCCTCAAGCACCTGCGGGACCGGCTCGACGCCGGTGGCTTCGAGTGGGGAAAGTACCGCGTCTTCGCCAGTTGCGGGGGCGAGGGCATGACCGAGGCGCTGCGCGACTACCTGGAGCAGCGGTTCGCCCTGGTCCGCTCCGCGTACGGGGCGTCGGACCTGACCATCGGCATCGGTGCCGAGACCCGGTTCACGGTGTGGCTGCGGCGGCGGTTGCAGACCGACCGTGGGCTGCGGGCCGAGCTGCTCGGCGCCGACGAGCAGCGGTTGCCGATGGTGTTCCAGTACAACCCGTTCGCCACCTATCTGGAGACGAACGACCGTCGGGAGCTGGTGTGCACGGTCACCGGCGACGTACTCCAGCCCCGGCTGCGCTACAACGTCGGCGACGAGGCGGTGCTGGTGCCGTACCAGCGGATCGTGGAGTTGGCGCACGCCGACCCGGTCCGCCGGGCCGAGTTCCGCACGGCCGTCTCGGTGGAGCGGATGACCCTGCCGGTGCTGCTGCTGTTCGGCCGGCGCGACTCCACCGTCTCCTACCTGGGGGCCAACCTGTACCCCCAGGACGTCGAGTACGGCCTCTACACCGGCAACCCGCACGCCGCCGAGATCAACCGCTTCTGCCTGACCCTGGTCGAGGACGCGTCGCTGGAGACCCGACCCGTGATCCACATCGAACTGCGCCGCCCGCTGGCCGCGCCGGAGCGCGACGCACTCGTCGCCGCCTGCCGCAGCGGGGTACGCCGGCATCTCACCTCCGTCTCCCGGGACTTCGCGCAGTCGCTGCTCGAAGACCCGACCGCCGGTGACCTGCGGGTGGAGCTGCACGAGCCGGGAAGTGGCCCGTTCGCCGGCGAACAGAAGATCAAGAACGTCTACCTGGTGAGGTGA